The Microbacter sp. GSS18 genome has a segment encoding these proteins:
- the hflX gene encoding GTPase HflX — protein MTDTTSTPGTDETPVDPVDPVDRVLSHADARSGVRVFGSAQALQDATTAYGGDADGDQWDREERAALRRVPGLSTELEDVTEVEYRQLRLENVVLAGVHPQGEQEDAENSLRELAALAETAGAIVLDGVLQRRPHPDPATFVGRGKAEELRDIVASVGADTVIADAELAPSQRRALEDVVKVKVIDRTTVILDIFSQHAKSREGKAQVELAQLEYLLPRLRGWGDSMSRQAGGQVGAGGAGMGSRGPGETKIELDRRRIRTRMAQLRRQIKDFAPARDAKRAERKRNTIPSVAIAGYTNAGKSSLLNRLTSAGVLVENALFATLDATVRRSQTEDGRVFTLTDTVGFVRNLPHQLVEAFRSTLEEVADADVIVHVVDGSHPDPAAQLSTVRDVIGDVGARDIPEIVVFNKADLIDPDTRLVLRGLEPDAVFVSSRTGEGVARLRAIVEERLPLPAVELHALIPYHRGDLVSAIHEQGIIVSQEHEEGGTAVHAHVSAYLASKLADYVV, from the coding sequence ATGACCGATACCACCTCCACTCCCGGCACCGACGAGACGCCGGTCGACCCGGTGGATCCGGTGGACCGCGTGCTGTCGCACGCGGATGCGCGGTCGGGTGTGCGTGTGTTCGGCTCGGCCCAGGCGCTGCAGGATGCGACCACGGCCTACGGCGGCGACGCCGACGGCGATCAGTGGGACCGCGAGGAGCGCGCCGCTCTCCGGCGCGTCCCGGGACTGTCGACCGAGCTCGAGGACGTCACCGAGGTCGAGTACCGCCAGCTGCGGCTCGAGAACGTCGTGCTCGCGGGCGTCCACCCGCAGGGCGAGCAGGAGGACGCCGAGAACTCGCTGCGCGAGCTGGCGGCCCTCGCCGAGACCGCGGGTGCGATCGTGCTCGACGGCGTGCTGCAGCGGCGTCCGCACCCGGACCCTGCCACGTTCGTCGGGCGCGGCAAGGCCGAGGAGCTGCGCGATATCGTCGCCTCCGTCGGCGCCGACACCGTCATCGCCGACGCCGAGCTCGCGCCCAGCCAGCGGCGCGCGCTCGAGGACGTCGTCAAGGTCAAGGTCATCGACCGCACCACGGTCATCCTCGACATCTTCAGCCAGCACGCCAAGAGCCGCGAGGGCAAGGCACAGGTCGAGCTCGCGCAGCTCGAATACCTGCTTCCGCGCCTGCGCGGCTGGGGTGACTCGATGTCACGCCAGGCCGGTGGCCAGGTCGGCGCCGGCGGCGCGGGCATGGGCTCGCGCGGTCCCGGTGAGACCAAGATCGAGCTCGACCGCCGCCGCATCCGCACACGCATGGCGCAGCTGCGTCGGCAGATCAAGGACTTCGCGCCGGCGCGCGACGCCAAGCGCGCCGAGCGCAAGCGCAACACGATCCCGTCGGTCGCGATCGCCGGCTACACCAACGCCGGCAAGTCGAGCCTGCTCAACCGTCTCACCAGCGCCGGCGTGCTGGTCGAGAACGCGCTGTTCGCGACGCTCGACGCGACAGTCCGCCGCAGCCAGACCGAGGACGGCCGCGTCTTCACGCTCACCGACACCGTCGGCTTCGTCCGCAACCTTCCGCACCAGCTCGTCGAGGCGTTCCGCTCCACGCTGGAGGAGGTGGCGGATGCCGACGTGATCGTGCACGTCGTCGACGGCTCGCACCCGGACCCCGCCGCGCAGCTGTCGACGGTGCGTGACGTGATCGGCGACGTCGGCGCGCGCGACATCCCCGAGATCGTCGTGTTCAACAAGGCCGACCTCATCGACCCCGACACGCGCCTGGTGCTGCGGGGGCTCGAGCCCGACGCGGTGTTCGTCTCGTCGCGCACGGGGGAGGGCGTCGCCCGGCTGCGTGCGATCGTCGAGGAGCGGCTGCCGCTGCCCGCCGTCGAGCTGCACGCGCTGATCCCGTACCACCGCGGCGATCTGGTCTCGGCGATCCACGAGCAGGGCATCATCGTGTCGCAGGAGCACGAAGAGGGCGGCACGGCCGTGCACGCCCATGTGTCGGCGTACCTGGCGTCCAAGCTCGCCGACTACGTCGTCTGA
- a CDS encoding methyltransferase, whose protein sequence is MGSDHYFSASPASAENLRRIRVSLAGRDVEVTTAGGVFSPDHLDTGTAVLLAHTPPPPAGGHFLDLGCGWGPITLSLAMDSPHATVWAVDVNERALDLVRRNAADLGLDNVNAVTPDEVPEHVSFRTIRSNPPIRVGKDMLHGLLEQWIPRLDERSDAWLVVSRNLGSDSLQRWLAATFDDGFSVYRASTARGFRVLRIRRHGTPQTTPIDLP, encoded by the coding sequence ATGGGGAGCGACCACTACTTCAGCGCGTCGCCCGCCAGCGCAGAGAACCTCCGTCGCATCCGCGTGTCGCTCGCCGGCCGCGACGTCGAGGTCACGACCGCCGGCGGCGTGTTCAGCCCGGATCATCTCGACACCGGCACCGCCGTGCTGCTCGCGCACACGCCTCCCCCGCCGGCCGGCGGCCACTTCCTCGATCTGGGGTGCGGATGGGGCCCGATCACACTGAGCCTCGCGATGGACTCGCCACACGCGACGGTGTGGGCGGTCGACGTCAATGAGCGCGCGCTGGACCTGGTTCGCCGCAACGCCGCCGACCTGGGCCTCGACAACGTCAACGCCGTCACCCCCGACGAGGTCCCCGAGCACGTGTCGTTCCGCACGATCCGGTCGAACCCGCCCATCCGCGTGGGCAAGGACATGCTGCACGGGCTGCTCGAGCAGTGGATCCCCCGCCTCGACGAGCGCTCCGACGCATGGCTCGTGGTGTCGCGCAACCTCGGCTCGGATTCGCTGCAGCGCTGGCTGGCGGCGACGTTCGACGACGGATTCAGCGTCTACCGGGCCTCGACCGCCCGCGGATTCCGCGTGCTGAGGATCCGTCGCCACGGCACGCCGCAGACGACGCCGATCGATCTGCCCTGA